In Phragmites australis chromosome 17, lpPhrAust1.1, whole genome shotgun sequence, the following are encoded in one genomic region:
- the LOC133896634 gene encoding uncharacterized protein LOC133896634, protein MDARGGGGGGGAAVSAAAAANGSHGLVRTVVGYSSSPLFFWLLTVALVAATHLASVFFSSRSEEKEREEKKARRGGFAAGEEREEADRSDDRILEMMRSFSFMQATEEDFLEGMASFHNVAAGKEPEPEAPSPASSLSFKFQLQIPEIPREAVVISRDLPAREEEEQELEEEKESSVPLGSTAKQEHEDEAEETELAVEEQRREVVEAAPSKVVATTHNYRFLTERDFRGFVREPEAMTVRVEESFVPAAAAQPEERRVVDTAPRSGGFLTEKDFRPANEPDVCESVASSGKRAPSQSRKLASPPSAASKGSAVAGRMSSASEFSSFSDSDSETNASDGYSVKELVIDSDSEWFLSEKNFPASARDAGTLRSYKAKVLKAIEALDEAPKLEQSCQDSATTVWTGSLGQGSPDSIPDSSAKYPEDMWSRSPSPDVEYKEDEVKVTREAEEAEDRSTAEEEGSIHMSDDEHSSGGKKVALAPVYDAAPVSEDSMYHSEKETITVNDHFSDVQRSPKAVSERELAVSSDQVAGPDAKTSPERSEKEFVGTVDHSLEHSSEDRRETASESDQSYEIVFDDKRNPEPLETGFIGTIGHSHELTSDVWKEILSINDQPCAEDSDDKGSLDPSDKEFVVANDHSNELISYEKKVTFSTTNDQSYAAVSGDKSIPKEQEFSANDHPYGMVPDAKRSLELRGEEEQASANDLSDNAGRQDNVSATGKAKMYEEDVEDPEVKWKDLTEEEEDELESLWEHQDLIEQLKLELKKVRSTGLPTILEESETPKAPMEDLKPWRIDAKFLREDPMDELNKFYKSYRERMRKFDILCYQKMYAIDFLQLRGPQQSTNSLKSLSPTVTSILSHNFRSSRRRSPEDPSERFLKELRYDLETVYVGQMCLSWEFLRWQYEQACDLPESDPYHSHQYNQVAGDFQQFQVVVQRFVEDEFFKDPRLPNYINNRCILRNLLEVPVIKEDSLKDRMEDQRKGNYVVTSEELENVMEEAMHILWEFIKADKVETMSVLKGLSSTHVELQNPSDHDLMAHIHAALQKKEKRLKDLLRTGNCIVKKFKKPKEDRTNQNLFFSQVDMRLVARVLRMPRITSEQLQWCKAKLDNIILVDRKIHREPSFLLFPC, encoded by the exons ATGGATGccagaggtggaggaggaggtggcggtgcgGCTGTGagcgctgccgccgcggccAATGGCTCACACGGACTCGTCCGCACCGTGGTGGGGTACTCCTCGTCGCCCCTCTTCTTCTGGCTCCTCACCGTCGCGCTCGTCGCCGCGACCCACCTCGCCTCCGTGTTCTTCTCCTCCAG GAgcgaggagaaggagagggaagagaagaaggcgcggcgcggcgggttcgccgccggcgaggagagggaggaggcggaCAGGAGCGATGACCGAATTCTGGAGATGATGCGCAGTTTCAGCTTCATGCAGGCGACCGAGGAGGATTTCCTGGAGGGTATGGCTTCGTTCCATAACGTTGCCGCTGGCAAGGAGCCTGAGCCGGAGGCACCATCGCCAGCGTCGAGCCTCAGCTTCAAGTTTCAGCTTCAGATACCCGAAATTCCGCGGGAGGCGGTGGTGATCTCGAGAGACTTGCCAGCccgagaagaggaagaacaagaactAGAGGAAGAGAAGGAATCATCGGTTCCATTGGGATCGACGGCCAAGCAAGAACACGAGGACGAAGCAGAGGAAACGGAGCTAGCAGTGGAAGAACAGAGGAGAGAGGTTGTGGAGGCAGCACCATCGAAGGTCGTCGCGACCACGCACAACTACCGGTTCTTGACGGAGCGCGACTTCCGGGGGTTCGTGAGGGAGCCGGAGGCCATGACCGTGCGCGTCGAGGAGTCCTTCgtgccggcggcggcagcgcagCCCGAGGAGCGAAGAGTGGTCGACACCGCCCCCCGCAGCGGTGGCTTCCTCACGGAGAAAGACTTCCGGCCAGCGAACGAGCCCGACGTGTGCGAGAGCGTGGCGTCGTCCGGGAAGAGGGCGCCGTCGCAGAGCCGGAAGCTGGCGAGCCCCCCGTCCGCCGCGTCCAAGGGCAGCGCCGTCGCCGGGAGGATGAGTTCTGCGTCGGAGTTCTCCAGCTTCAGTGACTCCGACTCCGAGACGAACGCCAGCGACGGGTACTCTGTGAAGGAGCTCGTCATCGACTCCGACAGCGAGTGGTTCCTCTCGGAGAAGAACTTCCCGGCGAGCGCACGCGACGCCGGCACCCTCAGAAGTTACAAGGCCAAGGtgctcaaggccatcgaagccCTGGATGAGGCGCCCAAGCTGGAGCAGTCTTGCCAGGACTCGGCGACGACGGTGTGGACGGGCTCGCTGGGCCAGGGCTCCCCGGACAGCATCCCCGACAGCTCTGCCAAGTATCCTGAGGACATGTGGTCTCGCAGCCCTTCGCCGGACGTCGAGTACAAAGAGGACGAGGTGAAGGTAACACGAGAAGCTGAAGAGGCCGAGGACAGGAGCacagcggaggaggaggggagcatCCACATGAGCGACGACGAGCACTCGTCGGGCGGCAAGAAGGTGGCGTTAGCACCGGTGTATGATGCTGCTCCTGTTTCTGAGGACAGTATGTATCATTCAGAGAAGGAAACCATCACCGTAAATGATCACTTTTCTGATGTTCAGAGAAGTCCAAAGGCAGTCTCTGAGAGAGAATTAGCTGTTTCCTCAGATCAAGTAGCTGGTCCTGATGCTAAGACAAGCCCAGAACGATCAGAGAAGGAATTTGTCGGTACGGTTGATCATTCACTTGAGCACAGTTCTGAGGACAGGAGAGAAACTGCCAGTGAAAGCGATCAGTCATACGAAATAGTTTTTGACGACAAGAGAAACCCAGAGCCTTTGGAGACAGGATTTATCGGTACGATTGGTCACTCGCATGAACTTACATCTGATGTTTGGAAAGAGATCCTCAGTATAAATGATCAGCCATGCGCAGAGGATTCTGACGATAAGGGAAGCCTTGATCCATCAGATAAAGAATTTGTCGTCGCAAATGATCATTCAAACGAGCTTATTTCTTATGAGAAGAAAGTGACTTTCAGTACTACAAATGATCAGTCATATGCAGCAGTTTCTGGTGATAAGAGTATCCCAAAGGAGCAAGAATTCAGTGCAAATGACCATCCATATGGAATGGTCCCTGACGCCAAGCGCAGTTTAGAGCTTAGAGGAGAAGAGGAACAAGCCAGTGCAAATGATCTTTCAGACAATGCAGGCCGGCAAGATAATGTTTCGGCAACGGGGAAGGCGAAGATGTATGAAGAGGACGTGGAGGATCCCGAAGTCAAGTGGAAAGATTTgacagaagaggaggaggatgagttGGAGTCATTGTGGGAGCACCAGGACCTAATAGAGCAGCTGAAGCTTGAGCTGAAGAAGGTCCGGTCGACCGGGCTGCCAACGATCCTGGAGGAGTCGGAGACACCAAAAGCGCCGATGGAGGACCTCAAGCCGTGGAGGATCGACGCCAAGTTCCTCCGCGAAGACCCGATGGACGAGCTGAACAAATTTTACAAGAGTTACAGAGAGAGGATGAGGAAGTTTGACATATTATGCTACCAGAAGATGTATGCAATAG ATTTCTTACAACTGAGAGGGCCTCAGCAGTCCACCAACTCTCTGAAGTCCTTGTCGCCAACGGTAACATCCATCCTGTCGCATAATTTCCGGTCATCACGTCGGAGATCACCCGAGGACCCGTCGGAGCGGTTCCTCAAGGAGCTCCGGTATGACCTGGAGACAGTGTACGTTGGTCAGATGTGCTTGTCATGGGAGTTCCTCCGGTGGCAGTACGAGCAGGCCTGTGACCTGCCGGAGTCTGACCCTTACCACAGCCATCAGTACAACCAGGTGGCCGGGGACTTCCAGCAGTTTCAGGTGGTGGTGCAGAGGTTCGTTGAGGATGAATTCTTCAAGGATCCTAGGCTGCCAAACTACATCAACAACCGTTGCATCCTTCGCAATCTCTTGGAAGTACCCGTAATAAAAG AGGACAGCTTGAAGGACAGAATGGAGGACCAGCGCAAGGGGAATTATGTTGTAACCAGCGAGGAGCTGGAGAACGTCATGGAGGAGGCGATGCACATTCTGTGGGAGTTCATCAAGGCCGACAAAGTCGAGACGATGTCAGTGCTCAAGGGCTTGTCGAGCACTCACGTTGAGCTTCAGAACCCCTCGGACCATGATCTTATGGCGCACATCCATGCTGCGCTACAGAAG AAAGAGAAAAGGCTCAAGGATCTCCTCCGCACCGGGAACTGCATTGTAAAGAAATTCAAGAAGCCCAAGGAGGACAGGACGAACCAGAACCTCTTCTTCTCGCAGGTCGACATGCGACTCGTGGCACGGGTGCTGAGGATGCCGAGGATCACCAGCGAGCAGCTGCAGTGGTGCAAGGCGAAGCTGGACAACATCATACTGGTAGATAGGAAGATCCACAGGGAGCCTTCATTTTTGTTGTTTCCCTGTTGA